GCGTGCGCAGCTCCGCGAACAGGAGGCGCGCCCCGCTGCGGTCCTGCGGGTCGTGCCGTGTGCCCTGCGTGCCCCGGGCACCCGGCGCGCCGTCCTCGGAGTGTCGCTCGTGCTCGCTCATCGTCCCGCCCGTTGCCCTTTCCCGAGCCTTCTCCTCCGCTCGGACGGGCCGGACGGGGGTGTCCCCGGTCCGCTGCCCGTCGCCCGGAGTGACGGCCTCGGGAGAGGTCTCGTCCTCCGGATGCGGCCGGGCCTGCTCGGGGATGCCGTCGATGCCGTCCGCCGTGCGCCGGGCCTCGTTCGGGGAACGCTCGCCCTCGGCCGGCCGCTCCCGTGTGCCGCGCTCGTCGTCCCGCACCGGCCCGTCCCCGTCCCCGTTTGCGTCCCTCACGTCGGCCCGGGTCCCGCGCCGCGCTGTTTGTAGAGGCTGATCGAAACGGTTTTGTCCTCGTCCACGGCGGAGGAGACCTTGCCCGCGAGGGCGGACAGCACCGTCCAGGCGAAGGTGTCCCGCGAAGGGGCGTGGCCGTCCGTGGTCGGCGCCGAGACGGTGACTTCGAGCGAGTCGTCGACGAGGCGGAAGACACAGCTGAGCACCGAGCCGGGCACGGCCTGCTGGAGCAGGATCGCGCAGGCCTCGTCGACTGCGATGCGCAGGTCCTCGATCTCGTCGAGGGTGAAGTCCAAGCGGGCTGCGAGGCCGGCCGTCGCCGTACGCAGCACCGACAGGTAGGCACCCGCGGCCGGCAGCCGGACTTCGACGAAGTCCTGGGTCGCGGGCTCGCCTGCGATCTGGGACACCCTCACCTCCAAGGTGGTACAAGCGTTACAGGGCCAGGGGGTCGCCCTCGGGGTAACGCGATACGTGGTTCAGCGGTGACGTTATCGCGCTCCGAAGTTTCCTGTCCCCGAGACCCCAACCCCATGCTGTCACTCATAGTAAACACACGAACACGCACAGTGGCTAGGGGTTCGGCGGGCCCAAATCGGAAGAGCGCGCGCCGGGTTGACGTACCCAGGCGTCAGACGGTCGAACCGTACCGGGCCGAGGTCACACGAGGACGTGGTCGACGAAGCACCAGCGCCAGTTCTCCCCGGGCTCGAAGGTGCGCATGACCGGGTGGCCGGTCTCCTTGTGGTGCGTCGTGGCGTGCTGCCCCGGCGAGGAGTCGCAGCAGCCGACATGACCGCAGTCGAGGCACAGCCGCAGCTGCACCGGGTCCGTGCCCTCGGCCAGACACTCCGGACAGGTCTCACCGCGCGGCTCCGGCTCCGGGTGCGGCAGCGCGTCGGCGTGCGTGCACTGTTTCATGATTGCCAGGTTACGACGGGTGCGTGGATCACCGCGCGGAAAAAGAGGGCGGGCGAGGACATGGACGTGATGCCGCTGCTGTTGCTGGTGGCGGGCAGTGCCGCGGTCGCCGCCGCGGGGCGGCGGGTACCGGTGCCGGTGCCGCTGCTGCTGGTGGCGGTGGGCCTGGCGGTGAGCTACGTCCCGGGCGTGCCCGACTACACCCTCGACCCGCACATCGTCCTGCCCCTGCTGCTGCCCCCGCTGCTCTACACGGCGGCCACCGACAGTTCCTACCTGGACCTGCGGGCCCAGGTGCGGCCGGTGGCGCTGCTGTCCGTGGGCTACGTCCTCTTCGCGACCTTCGTCGTCGGCTGCGCCGCGTACCTGATCGTGCCGGGTCTGCCGCTGACGGCGGCCCTGGTGTTCGGCGCGGTGGTCGCGCCGCCGGACGCCGTCGCCGCCACGGCCGTCGCGCGCCGGGTGGGGCTGCCCTCCCGGATCACCACGATCCTCCAGGGCGAGTCCCTGGTGAACGACGCCACCGCGATCACCGCCTTCAGGGTGGCGCTCGCGGCGGCGGTCGGCGAGGGCGCCACGTGGGCCGGCGGGATCCTGGAGTTCGTGATCGCGGCGATCGGCGGCGTGGGCGTGGGGCTGGTGCTGATGGTGCCGCTGCACTGGCTGCGCACCCATCTGCGGGAGGCGCTGCTGCAGAACACGCTCTCCCTGCTGATCCCGTTCGTCGCCTACGCGGTCGCCGAACAGGTGCACGCCTCCGGGGTCCTCGCGGTGGTCGTCGTCGCGCTCTATCTCGGCCACCGCGCGTGGGAGGTCGATTTCGCCACCCGGCTCCAGGAGGAGGCGGTGTGGAAGATGGTCGCGTTCGTGCTGGAGTCGGCCGTGTTCGCCCTGATCGGACTCCAGCTGCCCGTCGTCCTCAAGGGGCTCGGGGAGTACGAGGGCGCCGAAGCGGCCTGGTACGCCGTCGCCCTCTTCCTGGTGGTCGCGGTGGCGAGGTTCGTGTGGGTGTATCCGGCGACCTACCTGCCGCGCCTCTCGGCACGCGTACGCGCGCGGGAGGGCGACCTCTCCTGGACGGGGCCGTTCGTCATCGGCTGGGCGGGGATGCGGGGCGTGGTCTCGCTGGCCATCGCGTTCTCCATCCCGCTCACCGTGCACGACGGCGATCCCTTCCCCGAGCGCAACCTCATCCTGTTCCTCACCTTCACCACCGTCATCGGCACGCTGGTCGTCCAGGGCGTCACCCTGCCGCCGCTGATCCGCCTGCTGAAGTTCCCCGCTCGCGACGTGCAGACCGAGACGCTCGCCGAGGCCAACGCGCAGGCACAGGCCTCCCGGGCGGC
The Streptomyces sp. NBC_01723 genome window above contains:
- a CDS encoding anti-sigma regulatory factor, which encodes MSQIAGEPATQDFVEVRLPAAGAYLSVLRTATAGLAARLDFTLDEIEDLRIAVDEACAILLQQAVPGSVLSCVFRLVDDSLEVTVSAPTTDGHAPSRDTFAWTVLSALAGKVSSAVDEDKTVSISLYKQRGAGPGPT
- a CDS encoding UBP-type zinc finger domain-containing protein, whose amino-acid sequence is MKQCTHADALPHPEPEPRGETCPECLAEGTDPVQLRLCLDCGHVGCCDSSPGQHATTHHKETGHPVMRTFEPGENWRWCFVDHVLV
- a CDS encoding Na+/H+ antiporter translates to MDVMPLLLLVAGSAAVAAAGRRVPVPVPLLLVAVGLAVSYVPGVPDYTLDPHIVLPLLLPPLLYTAATDSSYLDLRAQVRPVALLSVGYVLFATFVVGCAAYLIVPGLPLTAALVFGAVVAPPDAVAATAVARRVGLPSRITTILQGESLVNDATAITAFRVALAAAVGEGATWAGGILEFVIAAIGGVGVGLVLMVPLHWLRTHLREALLQNTLSLLIPFVAYAVAEQVHASGVLAVVVVALYLGHRAWEVDFATRLQEEAVWKMVAFVLESAVFALIGLQLPVVLKGLGEYEGAEAAWYAVALFLVVAVARFVWVYPATYLPRLSARVRAREGDLSWTGPFVIGWAGMRGVVSLAIAFSIPLTVHDGDPFPERNLILFLTFTTVIGTLVVQGVTLPPLIRLLKFPARDVQTETLAEANAQAQASRAAERRLDELLADERNALPGPLAERLRTVLERRRNAVWERLGQVNPVTGETVDDTYRRLSREMISAERDVFVRLRDGRYIDDEMLRTLLRRLDLEEAAAYREAT